The following are encoded in a window of Risungbinella massiliensis genomic DNA:
- a CDS encoding DinB family protein, which yields MNQNEYEWVKQTREVLLNFCSELDQNDFTRQMDGFGFQSVREALVHIADCYNGWLGSFILLKTKNPKTSKEDLLQLGLDDIKVRFEYVDSLVNEVFEVFTDHMNEPVQKKIPWRQEGEMVSLTPGKLLTHTITHEFHHKGQIVAMLRQMGYEPPNTDVLGTKD from the coding sequence GTGAATCAAAATGAATATGAATGGGTAAAACAGACTCGTGAAGTACTTCTAAACTTTTGTAGTGAATTAGATCAAAATGACTTTACTCGCCAAATGGATGGGTTCGGTTTTCAAAGTGTGCGGGAGGCACTGGTACACATAGCAGACTGTTATAATGGTTGGCTTGGCTCATTTATCTTATTAAAAACAAAGAATCCAAAAACTTCAAAAGAGGACTTGCTACAACTCGGTTTAGATGACATAAAGGTACGATTTGAATATGTAGATTCTTTAGTAAATGAGGTATTTGAAGTATTCACAGATCACATGAATGAGCCGGTTCAGAAGAAAATTCCTTGGAGACAAGAAGGGGAGATGGTATCCCTCACCCCTGGTAAATTGCTAACGCATACGATTACTCACGAATTCCATCATAAAGGGCAGATTGTAGCTATGTTACGCCAGATGGGGTATGAACCTCCAAATACAGATGTGTTAGGAACTAAGGATTAG
- the agaF gene encoding PTS galactosamine/N-acetylgalactosamine transporter subunit IIA translates to MNGIIVTGHGHFATGLGSSLKLIAGEQLNIKFVDFVAEDSTEQLREKILQERLALKDCDGVLVLCDLVGGSPFQTAVLLSNEDPKIKVVGGTNLAMLVELALWKETKTLEELTSLAVSIGKDAVQAFELQDRVLTEPEEDGI, encoded by the coding sequence ATGAATGGAATAATTGTAACCGGGCACGGTCATTTTGCTACTGGATTGGGCTCATCTCTTAAATTGATTGCAGGAGAACAATTGAATATAAAGTTTGTAGATTTTGTAGCAGAAGATTCAACAGAACAATTACGAGAAAAGATCTTACAGGAACGATTGGCACTTAAAGATTGTGATGGTGTACTAGTCCTCTGCGACTTGGTTGGAGGGTCTCCGTTTCAGACAGCTGTCCTTCTATCTAACGAAGATCCAAAGATAAAAGTAGTGGGGGGAACAAATCTAGCGATGTTAGTAGAGTTGGCTCTATGGAAAGAGACCAAAACTCTCGAGGAGCTAACTAGTCTAGCAGTCTCAATAGGAAAAGATGCTGTCCAAGCTTTTGAATTGCAAGATAGAGTATTAACCGAACCAGAAGAAGATGGGATCTAA
- a CDS encoding low molecular weight protein tyrosine phosphatase family protein has protein sequence MKILFICSRNKWRSLTAEKIFHRFNNYDVRSVGTEDGARIKVTSGHIGWADLIFVMEKKHLIRLQDKFGPMLSNKKIRTLDIPDDYGFMDEELIEILKSRVSEHIDVPD, from the coding sequence ATTAAGATTTTATTTATTTGTAGCAGGAACAAATGGCGTAGTCTAACTGCAGAAAAGATTTTTCATAGATTCAATAACTATGATGTAAGGTCTGTTGGTACAGAGGATGGTGCTAGAATAAAGGTTACAAGTGGACACATTGGTTGGGCTGACCTTATTTTTGTAATGGAAAAGAAACATCTTATACGACTTCAAGATAAGTTTGGTCCTATGCTCTCTAATAAAAAGATTAGAACTCTGGACATACCTGATGATTATGGTTTTATGGACGAAGAATTGATCGAAATACTTAAATCTAGAGTTTCCGAACATATAGATGTACCAGATTAA
- a CDS encoding DUF485 domain-containing protein, which produces MEKIAKSSDFQLLLKKKKAFIVPMSIFFFLFYFALPIFTSYFTFLNKPAIGSISWAWVFAFLQFIMTWACCIVYNRKAKEFDQIVDQIKENHQKEGEVA; this is translated from the coding sequence ATGGAAAAAATTGCAAAATCATCTGACTTCCAACTGCTTCTGAAAAAGAAAAAAGCCTTTATCGTTCCGATGTCGATTTTCTTTTTTCTCTTCTATTTTGCACTTCCCATTTTTACCTCTTATTTCACCTTTTTAAACAAACCTGCTATCGGTTCCATTAGTTGGGCGTGGGTGTTTGCCTTTTTGCAATTCATCATGACTTGGGCTTGTTGTATCGTGTATAACCGCAAAGCAAAAGAGTTTGACCAAATAGTAGACCAGATCAAAGAGAACCACCAAAAGGAAGGAGAAGTAGCATGA
- the agaD gene encoding PTS galactosamine transporter subunit IID, translating to MESKTPETNEPKRLLSKRDITKLGFRSIFLQASFNYQRMQAGGWLYSILPFLKKIYRDDKKGLSESMKDNLEFINTSPPLVSLLMGLLLSLEENKEDRNTIKGLKVALFGPLAGIGDAIFWFTILPIVAGITASFAADGSILGPIIFALVYLGIFFMRVFWAHTGYTLGVKSIAKIKENSEILSKAATILGVTVIGGLIASYVNIELATTLQINAEKSVSLQKDFLDKIFPNLLPLGYTFLMYYFLKNKKMNPVLLILITFVLAILLSYLGIL from the coding sequence TTTTATCAAAACGAGATATTACCAAATTAGGATTTAGATCGATCTTCTTACAAGCTAGTTTTAACTACCAGCGAATGCAAGCGGGAGGATGGTTGTATTCCATCTTACCGTTCCTCAAAAAGATATACCGTGACGATAAAAAAGGTTTGTCTGAGTCGATGAAAGATAACTTGGAATTTATCAATACCAGTCCACCGCTTGTATCGCTTCTCATGGGACTATTGCTCTCGTTAGAAGAGAACAAAGAAGACAGAAACACGATCAAAGGTCTAAAGGTAGCACTCTTTGGACCACTCGCCGGGATTGGCGATGCGATTTTCTGGTTTACGATTTTGCCGATCGTTGCTGGGATTACTGCTTCTTTTGCAGCAGACGGAAGTATCCTTGGCCCTATTATTTTTGCTTTAGTCTATCTCGGGATTTTCTTTATGCGGGTTTTTTGGGCTCATACAGGATATACGTTGGGTGTAAAATCGATCGCTAAAATCAAAGAGAACTCCGAGATTTTATCCAAAGCAGCTACGATCTTGGGTGTTACGGTGATCGGTGGTTTGATTGCTTCTTATGTAAATATTGAACTTGCGACTACTTTGCAGATCAATGCAGAGAAAAGTGTTTCTTTACAAAAAGATTTCTTAGATAAAATTTTTCCAAATCTATTACCACTTGGATATACCTTTTTGATGTACTACTTCTTGAAGAATAAGAAAATGAATCCAGTACTGTTGATCCTCATCACCTTTGTATTGGCGATTCTACTATCCTATCTTGGTATTTTATAA
- a CDS encoding 3-hydroxybutyrate dehydrogenase: MVEQKVVYLTGAAQGIGFEIAKKFATNHAKVVLTDMNKVGVEKAVASLREEGYEAIGLEVDVTNEEAIISSIEKTVETFGQLDILINNAGLQHVSPIEEFPTDRFQLLIQVMLVAPFLTTKHVMPIMKKQGYGRILNMASINGLIGFAGKAAYNSAKHGVIGLTKVTALEGAKYGITANAICPGYVDTPLVRNQLQDLAKTRNVPLERVLEEVIYPLVPQQRLLDVEEIGEYALFLASVKAKGVTGQAVVIDGGYTAQ; this comes from the coding sequence ATGGTGGAACAAAAAGTGGTCTATCTAACAGGAGCAGCTCAAGGGATTGGTTTTGAGATTGCCAAGAAGTTTGCTACTAACCATGCCAAAGTGGTATTAACTGATATGAACAAAGTAGGAGTCGAGAAGGCGGTTGCATCTCTTCGTGAGGAAGGATATGAGGCAATTGGATTGGAAGTAGATGTGACTAATGAAGAAGCGATCATCTCCTCTATTGAAAAAACGGTTGAGACCTTTGGTCAACTGGACATTTTGATTAACAACGCTGGTTTACAGCATGTTTCTCCCATCGAAGAATTTCCAACAGATCGTTTTCAATTACTAATTCAGGTCATGCTTGTTGCTCCGTTTTTGACTACAAAACATGTGATGCCAATTATGAAAAAACAAGGTTACGGCAGAATCTTGAATATGGCATCGATCAATGGTCTGATCGGATTTGCGGGGAAAGCTGCATATAATAGTGCCAAACATGGTGTGATTGGTTTGACGAAGGTGACAGCATTGGAAGGAGCCAAGTATGGTATTACCGCTAATGCGATTTGTCCGGGTTATGTAGATACTCCACTTGTACGAAATCAGCTACAAGATTTAGCTAAAACACGAAATGTACCATTAGAGCGAGTGTTAGAAGAAGTGATCTATCCTTTGGTTCCACAACAACGTTTGTTAGATGTAGAAGAAATAGGAGAGTATGCACTATTTTTAGCTAGTGTAAAAGCAAAGGGTGTTACAGGACAAGCTGTTGTGATCGATGGGGGTTATACTGCACAATAA
- a CDS encoding lipopolysaccharide core heptose(II) kinase RfaY, translating to MAPQSFSLDPELVGYLSQMANNEQLQQKHLLLGEGLSGKVWEVEGYAIKVYKENYSEKDDFRMLQRLDGHAAFPKLFYADQHMMVTEKVDGVTLAQIRQSGEKLGMDIYQQMERNVEDCYRQGIIADDLHLNNLMLDRQNKVRIVDVGRFEVTSVPQYYRDQLIEDLDGLKYHAGLFSFSSKRKKHRRHRRHSSSSSRKRYYSSSSRRRHYSSSSDHHRRRRRRHRRSYSSS from the coding sequence TTGGCACCACAATCTTTCTCGTTGGATCCAGAATTAGTAGGATATCTATCTCAAATGGCTAATAATGAACAACTTCAGCAAAAACACCTTCTTTTAGGAGAAGGGCTTAGTGGTAAGGTATGGGAAGTCGAAGGTTATGCCATCAAGGTATATAAAGAGAACTACAGTGAAAAAGATGACTTTCGAATGTTGCAACGATTGGACGGGCATGCTGCTTTCCCTAAGTTGTTTTATGCGGATCAACATATGATGGTAACAGAGAAGGTAGATGGGGTCACGCTTGCTCAGATACGACAATCTGGAGAGAAGCTTGGAATGGATATATATCAGCAGATGGAACGAAATGTCGAAGATTGTTATCGTCAAGGTATTATTGCAGATGACTTACATCTCAACAATCTCATGCTTGACCGACAGAACAAAGTGAGAATCGTGGATGTAGGACGATTTGAGGTTACTTCTGTTCCGCAATACTATCGAGATCAGTTGATCGAAGACTTAGATGGTTTGAAGTATCATGCGGGATTGTTTAGTTTTTCTTCTAAGCGCAAAAAGCACCGGAGACATCGGAGACATTCTTCATCTAGTTCTCGCAAACGCTATTACTCTTCCAGTTCTCGTCGTAGACATTATTCTTCTTCATCTGATCACCATCGTCGACGTAGAAGAAGACATCGTCGCTCATATTCCTCATCTTAA
- a CDS encoding glucosamine-6-phosphate deaminase: protein MEIVVVADFEEMSERAAADIITLLNEKPDSLISLAAGSTPTGTLKRLVEAQSQGKVDFSQAIFVGLDEWVGMDRTDEGSTQHYLYDTFFRPAQIREDQIFFFDAKAADLEQECQKIDRLIEKYGGLDLVLLGIGVNGHLGLNEPGVSLELTSHVMDLSETTKQVGQKYFAQETKLVHGITLGCQHFVEADKVILIANGEAKANAVAGMVQGEITSDLPASVLQKHMNAIAYLDKAAAALLKTDQ, encoded by the coding sequence ATGGAGATTGTAGTTGTAGCAGATTTTGAAGAAATGTCAGAACGAGCAGCAGCAGATATCATTACGCTACTTAATGAAAAACCAGATTCTCTTATCAGCTTAGCAGCGGGCTCTACCCCGACAGGGACCTTGAAACGATTAGTAGAAGCTCAATCACAAGGAAAAGTTGATTTTTCTCAAGCTATTTTTGTGGGATTAGACGAGTGGGTAGGAATGGACCGCACGGATGAGGGAAGTACACAACATTATCTCTATGATACCTTTTTCCGTCCCGCACAGATTCGAGAAGATCAAATTTTCTTCTTCGATGCCAAAGCAGCAGATTTGGAACAAGAGTGTCAGAAGATTGATAGACTCATTGAAAAATATGGAGGGCTCGATCTCGTATTGTTAGGAATAGGGGTAAATGGACACTTAGGCCTCAATGAACCAGGAGTCTCTCTGGAGTTAACGAGTCATGTAATGGATCTTAGTGAAACTACTAAACAAGTAGGGCAAAAATACTTTGCACAAGAAACAAAATTGGTACATGGAATTACGCTAGGATGTCAGCATTTTGTAGAGGCAGATAAGGTGATCCTTATTGCCAATGGAGAAGCAAAAGCAAATGCTGTAGCAGGTATGGTACAAGGAGAAATCACCTCAGATCTTCCAGCTTCTGTCTTGCAAAAGCATATGAATGCTATTGCTTATCTGGACAAGGCGGCAGCAGCACTATTAAAGACAGATCAATAA
- a CDS encoding phospholipase D-like domain-containing protein, with translation MVWILWLYIINSLLILIIAIREARRPAKALNWVAICLVLPVIGFGLYLSTSNPVRIRRERLTSPNNESDTLPDSFSRSASIIAHTLRNLTVNGLRTGRVQVLTNGMETYEKLIEALQNAQNTINLEYFIYRDDQIGRRITDLLIERSTAGVQVRFIRDGWGSRKFPQQQINRMMGAGIECRIFFPMRFPWVLSNWNYRDHCKIVVIDGKESFTGGINVGDEYTGLKPNVGFWRDTHVRIVGEVADDLQAIFDAHWKIVSPERMKMRTHPNRKTEDTQETIQRSKHISQNIAPYSKSARLGLPTEFGTELGTMNRNDIDNDPSTKALQQAYVQTLEGNPGIPTQIIRQAYFICLTQATQSIDITTPYFVPDADIIMAIKTAVARGVRVRLLVPHQVVPKIVGPASRTYYGELLEAGVEIYQYSKGMLHAKVMIIDEEIAEVGAANYDMRSFRLDYEVCEVLYSAHVAQELTKQFERDLTNSIPLRMDDLLHRPLSQRMMDQVARLLSPLL, from the coding sequence TTGGTGTGGATTCTTTGGCTCTACATAATAAATTCACTATTGATATTAATCATAGCAATTCGCGAAGCACGCAGGCCAGCTAAGGCTTTGAATTGGGTAGCCATTTGTCTTGTTTTGCCTGTCATCGGTTTTGGACTCTATCTTAGCACCTCAAACCCCGTGCGTATTCGTCGAGAAAGATTGACTTCTCCTAATAACGAGTCAGACACGTTGCCTGATTCATTTAGCCGTTCTGCATCGATTATTGCTCATACTTTACGCAATTTGACCGTAAATGGCCTTCGGACTGGCCGAGTTCAGGTGCTCACGAACGGTATGGAAACATATGAGAAACTCATTGAAGCGCTACAGAACGCACAAAATACGATTAATCTGGAATATTTCATATACCGGGATGACCAAATTGGTAGAAGAATCACGGATCTGCTAATTGAACGATCCACAGCTGGTGTACAGGTTCGCTTTATAAGAGACGGTTGGGGGAGTCGAAAATTTCCACAGCAGCAGATCAATCGGATGATGGGTGCTGGGATTGAATGCCGTATATTTTTTCCAATGCGCTTCCCGTGGGTATTGTCCAATTGGAATTATCGGGATCATTGCAAAATCGTTGTAATAGACGGAAAGGAATCTTTTACAGGTGGTATCAATGTTGGGGATGAATACACCGGTTTAAAGCCGAATGTCGGATTTTGGCGCGACACCCACGTGCGAATTGTAGGGGAAGTTGCAGACGATTTGCAGGCTATTTTTGACGCACATTGGAAGATCGTTTCGCCGGAACGGATGAAGATGAGGACACATCCGAACAGAAAAACGGAGGATACGCAAGAAACCATTCAGCGTTCAAAGCATATATCGCAGAACATCGCTCCATATAGCAAATCTGCTCGTTTAGGATTGCCAACAGAATTTGGCACTGAGTTGGGCACCATGAATCGCAACGATATAGATAACGACCCGAGCACAAAGGCGTTACAGCAAGCGTATGTGCAGACCTTGGAAGGTAATCCTGGAATTCCTACTCAAATTATTCGGCAGGCTTACTTCATTTGCCTGACACAAGCGACCCAGTCTATTGACATCACTACCCCCTACTTTGTGCCCGATGCAGATATCATTATGGCGATCAAAACAGCCGTAGCACGAGGTGTGCGTGTAAGATTATTGGTTCCTCACCAAGTAGTTCCCAAAATCGTGGGCCCTGCAAGTCGGACCTACTACGGAGAATTGTTGGAAGCTGGGGTTGAAATCTATCAGTACAGCAAAGGCATGTTGCACGCAAAAGTGATGATCATCGATGAGGAGATTGCTGAAGTAGGTGCGGCAAACTATGACATGAGAAGCTTTCGCCTAGATTATGAGGTTTGCGAAGTCTTGTATAGTGCTCATGTGGCACAGGAACTTACCAAGCAATTCGAGCGTGATCTCACTAATTCCATACCGTTGAGAATGGATGATTTGCTACATCGTCCCCTTTCACAGCGTATGATGGACCAAGTTGCTCGCTTGTTATCTCCGTTGTTATAA
- a CDS encoding solute symporter family protein, translating to MNTTAFWLFLLIVMGTLLITYFAAKRTNTTSEFYTAGGGLTGWQNGLAIAGDYMSAASFLGIAGMIALSGFDGFFYSIGFLVAYLVVLYLVAEPLRNLGKYTMADMIAARFDQKNIRGVAALNSVAISIFYMIAQLVGAGALIKLLLGLDYVTSVLIVGTLMTIYVVFGGMIATSWVQIVKAVLLMTGTFLISIMVLAKFDFNLFKMFDEMRTATPLGEAFLNPGNKFKDGLDTLSLNLGLVLGTAGLPHILIRFFTVKDAPTARSSVVNATWIIGIFYVLTIFLGFGAAAFVGHDVIIEANAAGNMAAPLLAKALGGDFLFAFVSAVAFATILAVVAGLVLSAASAFAHDFYNHILRGGTASEKEQMLAAKWASVGVAVISILLALFAQKLNVAFLVGLAFAVAASANLPVILYTIFWRRFNTTGAISGMLVGLFSSLILVAISPNIWDPTPGKAILVGEPLISLTNPGIISIPLGFLAAYLGTILTSKETDDKKFDEILVQANTGIKKEA from the coding sequence ATGAATACCACTGCATTCTGGCTCTTTTTGCTCATCGTCATGGGAACTCTCTTGATCACCTATTTCGCTGCAAAACGTACTAATACCACGAGTGAATTTTATACAGCTGGCGGAGGATTAACTGGATGGCAAAATGGATTGGCGATCGCTGGAGACTATATGTCTGCTGCTTCCTTTTTAGGGATCGCTGGTATGATAGCGCTTTCAGGTTTTGATGGATTCTTCTATAGTATTGGCTTTCTAGTAGCCTATCTCGTTGTTCTCTATCTTGTCGCAGAACCACTTCGTAATCTTGGAAAGTACACAATGGCTGATATGATTGCAGCTCGATTTGACCAAAAAAATATTCGTGGGGTAGCTGCACTCAACTCCGTTGCTATCTCCATCTTCTATATGATTGCTCAGTTGGTGGGGGCTGGCGCCCTCATTAAATTACTACTCGGTTTAGACTATGTGACTTCCGTTCTCATCGTAGGAACTTTGATGACCATCTATGTCGTATTTGGAGGGATGATTGCGACAAGCTGGGTTCAGATCGTCAAAGCAGTTCTATTGATGACAGGTACCTTTCTGATCTCGATCATGGTACTAGCTAAATTTGATTTCAACTTATTTAAGATGTTTGATGAGATGCGAACTGCTACTCCACTTGGAGAAGCATTCCTAAATCCAGGAAATAAGTTTAAAGATGGTTTGGACACTCTCTCACTCAATTTAGGTCTCGTATTGGGAACTGCAGGCCTTCCTCATATTTTGATCCGGTTCTTCACTGTCAAAGACGCCCCTACCGCGCGTAGTTCTGTCGTAAACGCAACATGGATCATTGGGATCTTTTATGTCTTGACCATCTTCCTTGGATTTGGTGCTGCTGCGTTTGTGGGACATGATGTAATTATCGAAGCCAATGCAGCTGGAAATATGGCAGCCCCACTGTTGGCGAAGGCTCTGGGTGGAGATTTCCTGTTTGCCTTTGTTTCTGCTGTTGCTTTTGCCACCATCTTAGCTGTCGTTGCAGGTCTTGTTTTATCTGCTGCCTCTGCCTTTGCTCACGATTTTTATAATCATATACTTCGTGGGGGAACTGCTTCCGAAAAAGAGCAAATGTTAGCCGCAAAATGGGCTTCGGTAGGTGTGGCGGTCATCTCGATTCTCCTCGCCCTGTTTGCCCAAAAGTTGAATGTGGCATTTCTCGTTGGACTCGCCTTTGCCGTCGCGGCTAGTGCCAACCTTCCTGTCATCTTGTACACGATCTTCTGGCGTAGATTTAATACAACTGGAGCTATTTCAGGAATGCTAGTTGGTCTCTTTAGCTCTCTGATCCTAGTAGCGATTAGCCCTAATATTTGGGATCCTACTCCTGGAAAAGCAATTTTAGTTGGAGAGCCACTCATTTCTCTTACCAACCCTGGAATTATCTCCATTCCACTCGGCTTCTTGGCTGCATATCTCGGAACAATTTTGACTTCCAAAGAAACGGACGACAAGAAGTTTGATGAGATATTAGTCCAAGCCAACACGGGAATCAAAAAAGAAGCATAA
- a CDS encoding metallophosphoesterase family protein: MKIAALYDIHGNLPSLNALLEELKEVQPDLILVGGDIVSGPMPRQTLERLCQLGDQVGFIRGNGDREVVMAYDGQPLSPNMSEKGREKTRWVAEQLTRSQRDFLAQLPDKITLHVKGLGDVLFCHATPRSDEEIFTPITSQERLSSIFKGIEHPIVVCGHTHIQFKLQVGDVCILNAGSVGMPYADRPGAYWLLLSPEGYEFRRTMYDVESAAQEIKDSGDPQAQDFAEQNVLTIPTAIEAMEVLESMAKHQGSHE, from the coding sequence ATGAAAATTGCAGCACTTTATGATATTCATGGAAATCTACCATCGTTGAACGCATTACTCGAAGAACTCAAAGAGGTGCAACCAGATTTAATCTTGGTGGGAGGAGATATCGTTTCTGGACCCATGCCTAGGCAAACGTTAGAACGTCTCTGTCAGCTTGGTGATCAGGTTGGCTTTATTCGTGGCAATGGGGATCGGGAAGTTGTCATGGCTTATGATGGTCAGCCTCTTTCCCCTAATATGTCAGAGAAAGGGCGTGAAAAGACACGCTGGGTTGCTGAACAATTAACACGTTCCCAACGTGATTTTTTGGCTCAGTTACCAGACAAGATTACACTTCATGTTAAGGGACTGGGTGATGTCTTATTTTGTCATGCCACACCACGTAGTGACGAAGAGATTTTTACACCGATTACCTCACAGGAGCGACTATCTAGCATCTTTAAAGGTATTGAGCATCCGATTGTTGTGTGTGGACATACCCATATACAGTTTAAGCTGCAAGTAGGAGATGTGTGTATTTTGAATGCTGGGAGCGTAGGAATGCCCTATGCTGATCGACCAGGTGCGTACTGGCTACTACTAAGCCCAGAAGGATATGAGTTCCGTAGGACGATGTACGATGTCGAGTCGGCTGCGCAAGAGATAAAAGATAGTGGGGATCCACAAGCACAGGATTTCGCTGAACAAAATGTACTCACTATACCGACTGCTATTGAGGCAATGGAAGTCTTAGAAAGCATGGCAAAGCATCAAGGATCGCACGAATGA
- a CDS encoding GntP family permease — translation MAVLGIFLALGLLIFVAYRGYPVILFAPIFALLAAVLSGLPLLPTFTEVFMVKAVNYIKLYFPIFLLGAIFGKVMDDSGAARSIARTLIQKLGKNQAILSVVLTCAVLTYGGVSLFVVAFAVYPFAAAVFREANIPKRLIPATIALGAFTFTMDALPGTPQVQNTIPTTYFNTTSLAAPITGTLGAIIVAGAGLWWLNRRKNKLVAAGEGYGSHTLNEPEISSDEKLPPFGLALVPLILVLGGNFILTKYILSDWYPASIIANYPGLKVESVLGVWSLIVALTIGVLFTIFIQWKYKRNGENGKENKGFGLANTLTAGAVGSLLAIMNTASEVGFGNVISSLPGFQTVSDFLLSMKTNPLISEALSINILAGITGSASGGMSIALDTMGAKYLEWANAAGISPELLHRIASMSAGGMDTLPHNGAVITLLAICGLTHRQSYGDIFAITVIKTLVVPLLIAFTLITGLV, via the coding sequence TTGGCAGTTTTAGGAATTTTTCTAGCGCTAGGACTCCTCATTTTCGTTGCATACCGTGGTTACCCGGTCATTTTATTTGCACCGATCTTTGCGTTACTCGCTGCGGTTCTCTCTGGTCTCCCGCTCCTTCCTACCTTTACGGAAGTCTTTATGGTGAAAGCAGTAAACTATATCAAGTTATACTTCCCGATTTTCCTTTTGGGTGCTATCTTTGGAAAAGTGATGGACGACAGTGGTGCTGCTCGCTCGATTGCCCGCACCCTAATCCAAAAGCTAGGAAAAAATCAGGCAATCCTATCCGTTGTCCTTACTTGTGCAGTTCTTACCTATGGAGGAGTTAGCCTCTTTGTAGTAGCATTTGCGGTTTATCCGTTTGCTGCAGCTGTATTCCGTGAAGCCAATATTCCCAAACGTCTTATCCCAGCTACGATCGCTTTAGGGGCTTTTACATTTACAATGGATGCACTTCCCGGTACTCCACAAGTCCAAAACACCATTCCAACAACGTATTTTAACACGACATCTCTAGCAGCTCCCATCACGGGAACTCTGGGTGCGATCATTGTAGCAGGCGCTGGGTTATGGTGGCTCAATCGTAGAAAAAATAAATTGGTAGCCGCAGGAGAAGGATACGGGTCTCATACACTCAATGAACCCGAAATTAGTTCCGATGAAAAGTTACCTCCTTTTGGATTGGCTCTTGTTCCGCTAATATTAGTACTTGGTGGAAATTTTATCTTAACCAAATATATTCTAAGTGATTGGTATCCAGCTTCTATCATTGCCAATTATCCTGGGCTAAAAGTAGAAAGCGTCCTAGGAGTATGGTCTCTGATCGTTGCTCTAACTATAGGGGTTCTCTTCACTATTTTTATCCAATGGAAATATAAGCGTAATGGGGAAAATGGTAAAGAAAATAAAGGGTTTGGATTAGCAAATACTCTGACTGCAGGTGCAGTAGGTTCCTTACTTGCCATTATGAATACGGCATCAGAGGTTGGCTTTGGTAATGTAATCTCCAGCCTACCTGGTTTCCAAACCGTCTCCGATTTCCTGTTATCGATGAAAACAAATCCACTCATTTCCGAAGCACTATCTATCAACATTTTAGCAGGGATTACCGGTTCTGCTTCTGGTGGAATGAGTATTGCCCTAGATACGATGGGTGCCAAATATCTAGAGTGGGCAAATGCTGCCGGTATTAGTCCCGAATTGCTCCATCGGATCGCCTCGATGTCTGCTGGAGGCATGGATACTTTACCACACAACGGAGCGGTTATCACATTACTTGCTATCTGTGGTCTAACACACCGTCAATCGTATGGAGATATCTTTGCGATCACCGTGATCAAAACGTTGGTAGTACCACTCTTGATCGCATTCACTCTCATAACAGGGTTGGTGTAA